One window of Cervus elaphus chromosome 2, mCerEla1.1, whole genome shotgun sequence genomic DNA carries:
- the LOC122674347 gene encoding pregnancy-associated glycoprotein 1-like, protein MKWLVLLGLVAFSECIVKIPLRRVKIMRKTHSETNMLNNFLKEHAYRLYPTSSPGSNITTHPLRNIQDMLYVGNITIGTPPQEFQVVFDTASSDLWVPSVFCTSPTCVSHVMFRHLESSTFRPIRKTFSIEYGSGRMKGVVAHDTVRIGDLVSTDQQFGLSVAEYGFEGIPFDGVLGLNYPNLSFTGGIPIFDNLKNHGAISEPVFAFYLSKNKPEGSVVMFGGVDHRYYQGALNWIPLIQAGDWRVHMDRISLKRQVIACSGGCEALVDTGTSLIHGPRRLVNNILRFLGATPRGSKHYVSCFVVHKLSSIIFTINGINYPLPAQAYTIKDSSDDCYITFKGNTASASTETWILGDVFLRQYFSVYDRGNDRIGLAQAV, encoded by the exons AATACCTCTAAGGAGAGTGAAGATCATGAGAAAAACCCACAGTGAAACAAACATGCTGAACAATTTCCTGAAGGAACATGCTTACAGACTGTACCCGACTTCTTCTCCTGGCTCAAATATAACTACTCACCCCCTGAGAAACATCCAGGAT ATGCTCTACGTGGGTAACATCACCATTGGAACACCCCCTCAGGAATTCCAAGTTGTCTTTGACACAGCATCATCTGACTTGTGGGTGCCCTCTGTCTTTTGCACCAGCCCAACCTGTG TCTCACACGTTATGTTCAGACATCTTGAGTCTTCAACTTTCCGGCCTATCAGAAAGACCTTCAGCATTGAATACGGTTCTGGAAGGATGAAGGGAGTTGTTGCTCATGACACCGTTCGG ATTGGGGACCTTGTAAGTACTGACCAGCAATTTGGTCTAAGCGTGGCAGAATACGGGTTTGAGGGAATACCTTTTGATGGTGTCTTGGGCTTGAACTACCCCAACTTATCTTTCACTGGAGGCATCCCCATCTTTGACAACCTGAAGAATCATGGTGCCATTTCTGAGCCTGTTTTTGCCTTCTACCTGAGCAA AAACAAGCCGGAGGGCAGTGTGGTGATGTTTGGTGGGGTGGACCACCGCTACTACCAGGGAGCACTCAACTGGATACCATTGATCCAAGCGGGTGACTGGCGTGTCCACATGGACCG CATCTCCTTGAAAAGACAGGTTATTGCTTGTTCTGGCGGCTGTGAGGCCCTTGTGGACACCGGTACATCACTGATCCATGGCCCAAGAAGACTGGTCAATAACATCCTGAGGTTCCTCGGTGCCACGCCACGGGGTTCCAAG CACTACGTTTCATGTTTTGTGGTCCATAAACTGTCCTCTATTATCTTCACCATCAATGGCATCAACTACCCACTGCCAGCTCAAGCCTACACCATCAAG GATTCTAGCGACGACTGCTATATCACCTTTAAAGGAAACACAGCGAGTGCATCTACAGAGACCTGGATCCTGGGTGACGTCTTCCTGAGGCAGTACTTCTCGGTTTATGATCGAGGAAATGACAGGATTGGCCTAGCACAGGCAGTGTAA